The following coding sequences lie in one Populus trichocarpa isolate Nisqually-1 chromosome 14, P.trichocarpa_v4.1, whole genome shotgun sequence genomic window:
- the LOC18105242 gene encoding UV-stimulated scaffold protein A homolog, translating into MYEIREITGASFQNYVCLINYFAAGLMEMEEGGGKARALIEKATNSTAALVDPRLLKAIKTVVRYSDSELRLAAQTLLDLMKRDHSQVRYLTLLIIDELFMRSKLFRTLVVENLDQLLSLSVGFRRNHPLPAPPAVASILRSKAIEFLEKWNSSFGIHYRQIRLGFDYLKTTLRLQFPNVQATAARVQQERREREMKTKEILVKKFEVLKENLVPLKEEIRETVDEIGECLEIVKNKEANVVLGALDDDEDFEEFRPLELRQLRLDSLKEGEKVCENSENKVVFDALRELYKLLVTKHLVSVQEGISVLIRVEVADTRLRDSMLKEFIDIRNHLQSVKKKCVESGCALPDITKHEKEEEEDFWEEGKVESTDPGSFSEPNKRNKNSAAPSTSGEVKNDPSECSTKKLKRDEFLCSEGGGTDSSSLRSKLMTVAPVIEWGSFLETWGSNRDVLANHRGLELESHWGRVDHDAVIPAKKIAELNLHATLYKEDRVEIQPCRAPSGKGGLCQRRDLRVCPFHGPIIPRDDEGNPINQGTSTSDLTLDLGTDLVEQLAEQAVKNVRDRDEEARKRKMDKQSQKRAKLAKIREHNEAVLRDAAVASTSRSSVYGDNVEASSRDRLLARNKKDTLASMLRKKVTTKDRLSQRLLNTRASDAMTRQLTLGEDANYREAFPNQW; encoded by the exons ATGTACGAAATAAGAGAGATAACTGGAGCGAgttttcaaaattatgtttGCTTGATTAATTACTTCGCTGCGGGATTAATGGAGATGGAAGAGGGTGGAGGAAAGGCGAGGGCGTTGATAGAAAAGGCCACCAATTCCACGGCGGCGCTCGTCGACCCCCGCCTCCTCAAAGCCATCAAAACGGTTGTCCGATACTCTGACTCGGAGCTCCGACTCGCCGCCCAAACCCTATTGGATCTCATGAAACGCGACCACTCTCAG gTTAGGTATTTGACGCTTCTAATAATTGATGAGCTATTTATGCGATCAAAGCTATTTAGAACTCTAGTTGTTGAGAATTTAGATCAGTTGTTAAGTTTGAGCGTGGGATTTAGAAGAAACCATCCCCTTCCTGCTCCACCGGCAGTTGCGTCTATTTTGCGTTCGAAAGCGATTGAATTCTTGGAGAAATGGAATTCTTCGTTTGGAATTCATTACAGACAGATCAGGTTAGGTTTTGATTACCTTAAAACCACGCTCCGGCTTCAGTTCCCGAATGTTCAGGCTACTGCAGCTCGAGTTCAGCAGGAGAGGAGGGAAAGGGAGATGAAGACGAAAGAGATTCTAGTTAAGAAGTTTGAGGTTTTGAAGGAGAATTTAGTGCCGTTGAAGGAGGAAATTCGGGAAACGGTTGATGAGATTGGGGAGTGTTTAGAGATTGTGAAGAATAAAGAGGCCAATGTTGTGCTTGGTGCTCTAGATGATGATGAGGATTTTGAAGAGTTTCGTCCTTTGGAGTTGCGTCAGCTGCGGCTTGATTCGTTGAAAGAGGGGGAGAAGGTTTGTGAGAACAGTGAGAATAAAGTGGTTTTTGATGCATTGAGGGAGCTGTACAAGCTTTTAGTGACCAAGCACTTGGTTTCAGTCCAAGAAGGAATCTCTGTTCTAATCAGGGTTGAAGTGGCAGATACGAGATTAAGAGATTCTATGCTCAAGGAGTTCATTGATATCCGAAATCACCTTCAATCTGTGAAAAAGAAATGTGTTGAATCAGGTTGTGCTCTTCCAGACATTACAAAGcatgaaaaagaagaggaagaagatttTTGGGAGGAGGGTAAAGTTGAATCAACTGACCCTGGGAGTTTTAGTGAACCCAATAAGCGAAACAAAAATTCTGCTGCACCATCAACTTCTGGAGAGGTGAAAAATGACCCTTCTGAATGCAGTACCAAGAAGTTGAAACGCGATGAGTTTCTGTGTTCTGAAGGTGGTGGAACTGATTCCAGCTCGCTTCGAAGCAAGCTGATGACCGTGGCTCCAGTGATAGAGTGGGGCTCTTTTTTGGAAACTTGGGGTTCAAACAGGGATGTTTTAGCCAACCACAGGGGCTTGGAGCTTGAAAGTCACTGGGGTAGGGTGGACCATGATGCAGTTATTCCAGCAAAGAAAATTGCTGAATTAAACCTTCATGCAACTCTTTACAAAGAAGACAGAGTCGAAATCCAGCCATGTCGGGCTCCATCAGGGAAGGGTGGGCTCTGTCAGAGAAGAGATTTGAGAGTTTGCCCCTTTCATGGACCCATCATTCCCCGTGATGATGAAGGAAATCCTATCAATCAGGGCACTTCAACAAGCGATTTAACTCTTGATTTAGGGACTGATTTAGTAGAGCAATTAGCCGAACAAGCTGTGAAGAATGTTCGGGACAGAGATGAGGAAGCAAGGAAGAGAAAAATGGACAAACAGTCACAGAAACGTGCTAAGCTTGCAAAGATACGGGAACACAATGAAGCTGTTCTGAGGGATGCTGCAGTGGCTTCAACTTCAAGGTCTTCAGTTTATGGGGACAATGTTGAGGCATCCAGCAGGGACAGGTTGTTGGctagaaacaaaaaagataccCTCGCATCCATGTTGCGCAAGAAAGTAACCACAAAAGATAGGCTGTCTCAGAGACTTTTGAATACAAGGGCAAGTGATGCAATGACAAGGCAGCTAACGCTGGGTGAAGATGCCAATTATAGAGAAGCCTTTCCAAATCAATGGTAG
- the LOC7486774 gene encoding aspartyl protease family protein 2, with translation MEGKTRNASTLFFSFTCIFLFLSTTTTLSTSLQFQTLTLNPLPNKPTISWADTEPGTQTFTDQTTSEPSSSATTFLSVQLHHIDALSSDKSSQDLFNSRLVRDAARVKSLISLAATVGGTNLTRARGPGFSSSVISGLAQGSGEYFTRLGVGTPARYVYMVLDTGSDIVWIQCAPCIKCYSQTDPVFDPTKSRSFANIPCGSPLCRRLDYPGCSTKKQICLYQVSYGDGSFTVGEFSTETLTFRGTRVGRVVLGCGHDNEGLFVGAAGLLGLGRGRLSFPSQIGRRFNSKFSYCLGDRSASSRPSSIVFGDSAISRTTRFTPLLSNPKLDTFYYVELLGISVGGTRVSGISASLFKLDSTGNGGVIIDSGTSVTRLTRAAYVALRDAFLVGASNLKRAPEFSLFDTCFDLSGKTEVKVPTVVLHFRGADVPLPASNYLIPVDNSGSFCFAFAGTASGLSIIGNIQQQGFRVVYDLATSRVGFAPRGCA, from the coding sequence ATggaaggaaaaacaagaaatgcctccactctctttttttccttcacctgtattttccttttcctatccaccaccaccactctcTCCACTTCACTGCAGTTCCAAACCCTAACCCTCAACCCCCTTCCTAACAAACCCACTATCTCGTGGGCCGACACCGAACCCGGAACCCAAACCTTCACCGACCAAACAACATCAGAACCCTCCAGTTCCGCCACCACTTTCCTCTCCGTACAGTTACACCACATAGATGCCCTGTCTTCGGACAAATCATCACAAGATCTCTTCAACTCGAGACTTGTACGTGATGCAGCACGTGTCAAATCTTTAATTTCCCTTGCGGCAACCGTTGGCGGTACAAACCTGACGCGTGCGCGCGGCCCTGGGTTCAGTAGTTCCGTTATCTCAGGGCTCGCTCAAGGGAGTGGAGAGTACTTCACGCGCCTTGGTGTAGGGACCCCAGCAAGATATGTCTACATGGTGCTTGACACTGGAAGCGACATCGTTTGGATCCAGTGTGCTCCATGCATAAAGTGTTACTCTCAAACCGACCCGGTTTTTGACCCGACTAAATCCAGGTCCTTCGCTAATATCCCCTGTGGGTCACCTTTGTGTAGGAGACTTGATTATCCAGGCTGCAGCACGAAAAAACAGATTTGTCTGTATCAAGTCTCTTACGGAGACGGGTCGTTCACTGTTGGTGAGTTCTCAACCGAAACGCTTACGTTCAGAGGAACCAGAGTTGGTCGTGTGGTGCTTGGTTGTGGGCATGACAATGAGGGCCTTTTTGTTGGTGCTGCTGGATTGCTGGGACTCGGTAGGGGAAGATTATCCTTCCCTTCACAAATCGGTCGCCGGTTCAACAGCAAGTTTTCTTACTGTCTGGGAGACCGGTCTGCTTCTTCTAGACCGTCTTCTATAGTTTTCGGTGACTCGGCTATTTCAAGAACCACCCGGTTCACTCCATTGTTGTCGAACCCGAAATTAGACACCTTTTATTATGTTGAGCTTCTCGGGATTAGTGTCGGTGGGACGCGTGTTTCTGGGATCTCAGCTTCTTTATTCAAACTCGACTCTACAGGGAACGGCGGCGTTATAATTGATTCGGGTACGTCAGTGACCCGACTGACCCGGGCCGCTTATGTGGCTCTACGTGATGCTTTCCTGGTCGGAGCATCCAATTTGAAACGGGCACCGGAATTCTCGTTGTTTGACACATGTTTTGATTTGTCTGGGAAGACAGAGGTGAAGGTGCCAACGGTGGTTTTACATTTCAGAGGTGCTGACGTGCCATTGCCGGCGTCGAACTATTTGATACCAGTGGATAATAGTGGGAGTTTTTGCTTTGCGTTTGCAGGTACAGCGAGTGGATTGTCAATAATTGGAAATATCCAACAACAAGGTTTCCGGGTTGTGTATGACTTGGCGACCTCACGGGTCGGATTTGCTCCCCGTGGATGCGCTTGA
- the LOC7486775 gene encoding cyclic pyranopterin monophosphate synthase, mitochondrial, translating to MFLRRAAVALPHSRRFFSTDKTYDISSVIEEMNKEMESVFGECPPSEFAGSSNQAVGESRLKPHGLASSNSENFSRSQESQFAHQKMNHNPVGLTHIGSAGEAQMVDVSPKENTQRIAIASCKVILGKKVFDMVLANQMAKGDVLTVAKIAGINGAKHTSSFIPLCHNIMLTHVRVDLVLNPDDHSVKIEGEAASSGKTGVEMEAMMAVTVAGLTVYDMCKAASKEIQMTDVRLERKTGGKSGDWSRE from the exons ATGTTTCTTCGGCGAGCTGCAGTGGCATTGCCCCACTCGAGAAGGTTCTTTAGTACTGACAAAACTTATGATATTTCTAGTGTCATTGAAGAAATGAATAAG GAAATGGAATCAGTCTTTGGTGAATGTCCTCCAAGTGAATTTGCTGGTTCTAGCAATCAAGCGGTTGGAGAATCCCGTTTAAAACCTCATGGACTCGCCAGTTCTAATAGTGAAAATTTTAGCAGGTCTCAAGAATCCCAATTTGCACATCAAAAAATGAATCATAACCCTGTTGGGCTAACCCACATTGGAAGTGCAGGAGAGGCCCAAATGGTGGATGTGTCTCCAAAAGAAAACACTCAGAGAATTGCTATTGCTAGTTGCAAAGTAATTCTTGGCAAGAAGGTGTTTGATATGGTCTTAGCCAACCAAATGGCCAAAGGCGATGTCCTTACCGTGGCCAAAATTGCTGGCATAAATGGAGCAAAGCATACTAGCAGCTTTATCCCATTATGCCACAATATCATGCTAACCCATGTTCGTGTTGATCTAGTGTTGAATCCGGATGATCACAGTGTCAAAATTGAAGGGGAAGCTGCTTCATCTGGGAAAACTGGGGTTGAGATGGAGGCAATGATGGCCGTGACGGTTGCTGGCCTAACTGTTTATGATATGTGCAAGGCCGCTTCTAAGGAAATTCAGATGACGGATGTGCGGCTTGAGCGTAAAACTGGTGGTAAGAGTGGGGACTGGTCCAGGGAGTAG
- the LOC7486777 gene encoding transcription factor MTB1, translating to MKIELGVGGGAWNDEDKTMVAAVLGTKAFNYLLSNSVANQNLLMAMCGDESLQNKLSDLVDRPNASNFSWNYAIFWQISCSKSGDWVLGWGDGSCREPKEGEESEVTRILNIRHEDETQQRMRKRVIQKLQTLFGESDEDNYALGLDQVTDTEMFFLASMYFSFPHGEGGPGKCYASGKHMWISDALKPGPDYCVRSFLAKSAGFQTIVLVATDVGVVELGSVRSVPESIEMVQSIRSWFSTRNSSIRAKPMAAAAAAAAAMPAVSEKKDENSPFSNFGIVERVGVPKIFGQDLNSNHGHGHGFREKLVVRKMEERPSWNAYQNGTRLALPGAQNGLHGSGWAQSFGMKQGTPSDVYGSQATANNLQELVNGVREEFRLNHYQPQKQVQMQIDFSGASSGPSVIGKPLSAESEHSDVEASCKEERPGTADDRKPRKRGRKPANGREEPLNHVEAERQRREKLNQRFYALRAVVPNISKMDKASLLGDAISYINELQAKLKVMEAEREKSGSISRDASALDANTNGESHNQAPDVDIQASHDELMVRVSCPLDSHPASRVIQAFKEAQITVVESKLSAANDTVFHTFVIKSQGSEQLTKEKLMAAFSRESSSLHSLSSTG from the coding sequence ATGAAGATTGAGCTGGGTGTGGGAGGTGGGGCATGGAACGATGAAGATAAGACCATGGTTGCTGCTGTTTTAGGCACTAAAGCTTTTAATTACTTGCTATCAAATTCTGTAGCTAATCAGAATCTGTTAATGGCTATGTGTGGTGATGAGAGTTTGCAAAATAAGCTCTCTGATCTTGTGGACCGCCCCAACGCCTCCAATTTCAGCTGGAACTATGCCATTTTTTGGCAGATTTCATGTTCCAAGTCTGGTGACTGGGTTCTTGGTTGGGGAGATGGGTCTTGCAGGGAGCCTAAAGAAGGTGAAGAATCTGAGGTCACTAGAATTCTCAATATACGCCATGAGGATGAGACTCAGCAGAGGATGAGAAAGAGAGTTATTCAGAAGCTGCAGACGTTGTTTGGAGAATCAGACGAGGATAATTATGCCTTGGGATTGGACCAGGTTACTGATACTGAGATGTTCTTTTTGGCCTCCATGTATTTCTCCTTTCCCCATGGAGAAGGTGGTCCAGGAAAGTGTTATGCCTCCGGGAAGCATATGTGGATCTCTGATGCTTTGAAACCAGGGCCTGATTATTGTGTGAGGTCATTTCTTGCAAAGTCTGCGGGGTTTCAGACAATTGTGTTGGTGGCTACTGATGTTGGCGTTGTTGAATTAGGGTCAGTGAGATCTGTTCCTGAAAGTATAGAAATGGTTCAATCAATAAGGTCATGGTTTTCCACTCGGAATTCAAGTATCAGAGCCAAGCCAAtggctgcagcagcagcagcagcagcagccatgCCTGCTGTGAGTGAAAAGAAAGATGAGAATTCCCCATTTTCAAATTTTGGGATTGTGGAGAGAGTTGGAGTTCCGAAGATTTTTGGTCAGGATTTGAACTCAAATCATGGTCATGGTCATGGATTTAGGGAGAAACTTGTCGTCAGAAAAATGGAAGAGAGACCATCGTGGAATGCTTACCAGAATGGTACTAGGCTTGCATTACCTGGTGCTCAAAATGGCCTTCATGGTTCTGGTTGGGCACAGAGTTTTGGTATGAAACAAGGGACCCCAAGTGATGTTTATGGTTCACAAGCCACAGCAAATAATCTACAAGAGCTGGTTAATGGGGTTAGGGAGGAGTTTAGGCTTAACCATTACCAACCTCAAAAGCAGGTGCAAATGCAAATTGATTTTTCAGGAGCCTCTTCGGGGCCTTCTGTGATTGGCAAACCACTTAGTGCAGAATCTGAGCATTCTGATGTTGAAGCTTCATGCAAGGAAGAACGGCCAGGCACGGCAGATGATCGGAAGCCTCGTAAACGAGGCAGGAAGCCAGCAAATGGAAGAGAAGAACCCCTCAATCATGTTGAGGCAGAGAGGCAGCGGCGAGAGAAGCTTAACCAGCGGTTCTATGCATTACGAGCTGTTGTGCCCAATATTTCCAAGATGGACAAGGCTTCATTGTTGGGAGATGCTATTTCTTACATCAATGAGCTTCAAGCAAAGCTCAAGGTAATGGAAGCTGAAAGGGAAAAGTCGGGGAGCATTTCGAGAGATGCATCAGCTTTGGATGCTAACACAAATGGAGAAAGTCACAATCAAGCTCCAGATGTCGACATTCAAGCTTCCCATGATGAGTTGATGGTAAGAGTGAGTTGTCCGTTGGATTCACATCCTGCATCAAGAGTGATTCAAGCATTCAAAGAAGCACAAATCACTGTTGTTGAGTCAAAACTTTCTGCTGCAAATGACACTGTATTTCATACATTTGTGATCAAGTCTCAAGGATCTGAGCAGCTAACAAAGGAAAAGCTGATGGCAGCATTTTCCCGCGAATCCAGCTCATTACACTCATTATCATCAACTGGGTAG